The sequence below is a genomic window from Streptomyces sp. NBC_00582.
TGGCTGCACACCGGTGACATCGGCCGCGTCGACGACGACGGCTGGCTCTTCGTCGTCGACCGCGTCAAGGAGCTCATCAAGTACAAGGGCTTCCAGGTCGCCCCCGCCGAACTCGAAGCCCTCCTGCTCACCCACCCCGCCGTCGCCGACGCCGCCGTCATCGGCGTCTACAACGACGAGGGCAACGAAGTCCCGCACGCCTTCGTCGTCCGCCAGCCCACCTCCCCCGACCTCTCCGAGGGAGAGATCGCGATGTACGTCGCCGAACGGGTCGCCCCCTACAAGCGCGTCCGCCACGTCACCTTCATCGAGGCCGTACCCCGCGCCGCCTCCGGAAAGATCCTCCGCCGACAGCTCAGGGAGACCCCGTGACCCTCGTCGGCCGCAGCCGCGCCCGCGGCATCGAGACCCTCAGCCTCGACGCACCGGCCACCCGCAACGCCCTGTCCGCCGCCCTCGTCGGCGCCCTCATCGACGCGCTCACCGACTGCGCCGAGGACCCCGACGTCCGCGCCGTCGTCCTCACCCACACCGGAAACACCTTCAGCGCCGGCGCCGACCTGCGCGACCCGCCCGCCCCCGACGCGTTCGTGGCCCTGCTCCGGCAGATCGTCGAACTGCCCCGGCCCGTCGTCGCCCGCGTCACCGGCCAGGTCCGCGCCGGCGGCCTCGGCCTGCTCGCGGCCTGCGACATCACCGCCGCCGCCACCGGAGCCGGCTTCGCCTTCACCGAGGTACGCGTCGGCGTGGCCCCCGCCGTCATCTCCCTGCCCCTGCTGCCCCGCACCGACCCCCGCGCCCTCACCCGCTACTACCTCACCGGAGAACGCTTCGACGCCCCCGAAGCCGCCCGCATCGGCCTGCTCACCGCCACCGGCGACGACGTCGACGCCGTCCTCGCACCCGTCCTCGACGGACTGCGCCGATCCGCCCCCCAGGCCCTCACCGAGACGAAACGGCTGCTCACGGCTAGGGTGCTGGAGACATTCGACCGGGACGCGGCCCACCTCACCGCGCTCTCGGCCCGGCTGTTCTCCTCCGCTGCGGCCCGCGAGGGCATGACGGCCTTCCTCGAACGACGGGATCCCGCATGGGTGCTGTGACCACGCCCGACCGGGCGTCCGGCGACCGCGTCCCCAAGCAGGACCGCAGCCGGGCCACCCGCCGGCGCCTCCTGGAAGCGGCCGTGGCCTGCCTCGCCGAACACGGCTGGACGGGCTCCACGGTCTCCGTCGTCGCCGAACGCGCGGGCGTCTCCCGTGGCGCGGCCCAGCACCACTTCCCCACCCGCGAGGACCTGTTCACCGCCGCCGTCGAGTACGTCGCGGAGGAACGGTCGACGGCGATCCGCGCCCTGTTCCCGCAAGGCCCCGCGGGCGACCGGCGCGCGGTCGTCTCCGCCCTGGTCGACCTCTACACGGGCCCGTTGTTCCGGGCGGCCCTCCACCTCTGGGTGGCCGCCTCCAACGAGGAACAGCTGCGCCCCCGCGTCACCGAGCTGGAGGCCCGCGTCGGCCGGGAGACCCACCGCATCGCCGTGGAACTCCTCGGCGCCGACGAGTCCGTCACCGGCGTCCGCGAAACCGTCCAGGGCCTCCTCGACATGGCCCGCGGCCTCGGCCTCGCCAACCTCCTCACCGACGACACCGACCGCCGCGCCCGCGTGGTGGCACAGTGGGCGGGACTTCTGGACGGTCTGCTCGACACGAGGGAGCGCTGATCGATTCCAGGTGATCGTGGCCCCGGACGTGCGTGAGCGGGACGCTCCCGCTCTCGCGCAACGGCTGGTCGACCGGCTCGTCGCCGACGGCATCGTCCTCGCCGACCGCGGGGACCACGTCCTGGGCGCCCGCCCGCCCGGCCCGAACCGGCACCGCGCCGCAGCCGCGGACGGGGACCGGGAACCCCCTGCGGACTCGCCGTGCACCTCGGCCGCGGCGTCTTCCCCAGCGGCGCCGACACCCCCGAGCACGCCGTCTGCCCGCACTGCCGCGCCCACACCCCCTGGACACCGACGGCTGGGCCCGCGTCGGCGCGGCCGTCCAGGCCTGGAGCGAGACCGGCGCCGCCGACCTCCCCTGCCCGCACTGCGCCACGGCCACCCCGATACCCGACTGGACCTGGGCCGACGCCCCGTCCGCCTTCGGCCACCTCGGCCTGAGGTTCTGGAGCGGCCCGACCTCGGCGAGGAGTTCCAGGCCCGCCTCACCGGCCTCCTGGACGGCCACCGCACGGCGTACCTCCGGGGAAGGCTCTGAGCGCGTGGCCCGTCAGGGGCTGAGCCGCTCCACCGACCAGCCGCCGTCCGTCCTGACCACGTACCGCAGCCGGTCGTGCAGCCGGTTCTCCCGGCCCTGCCAGAACTCCACCGACTCCGGCATCACCCGGAAGCCGCCCCAGTGCGGCGGCACCGGCACCTGCTCGCCCTCCGGATACCGGGCCGTCAGCTCGGCGTAGGAGGCGTCGAGCTCGGCACGGCCGGCGATCACCGACGACTGACCGCTCGCCCACGCCCCGAGCTGCGAGCCGTGCGGCCGGGTCCGGAAGTACGCCGCCGTCTCGTCCCGTCCGGTCCGCCGCGCCACCCCGCGGACGACGACCTGCCGGGCCATCGGATGCCACGGGAAGAGCAACGACACATACGGGTTCTCGGCGAGGTCACGGGCCTTGCGGGACTCGTAGTTCGTGTAGAAGACGAACCCCCGCTCGTCGAACTGCTTCAGCAGCACCGTTCGTGAACTGGGCCGCCCCTCGGCGTCCGCCGTGGACACGACCATGGCGTTCGGCTCGAAGAGATGCGCCTCGATGGCCGCCTCCTTGAACCAGCGCGCGAACTGTTCCACGGGCGTGGCGGCCAGCTCCGCCTCGTCGAGCCCCTCCGCCCGGTACTG
It includes:
- a CDS encoding enoyl-CoA hydratase family protein: MTLVGRSRARGIETLSLDAPATRNALSAALVGALIDALTDCAEDPDVRAVVLTHTGNTFSAGADLRDPPAPDAFVALLRQIVELPRPVVARVTGQVRAGGLGLLAACDITAAATGAGFAFTEVRVGVAPAVISLPLLPRTDPRALTRYYLTGERFDAPEAARIGLLTATGDDVDAVLAPVLDGLRRSAPQALTETKRLLTARVLETFDRDAAHLTALSARLFSSAAAREGMTAFLERRDPAWVL
- the pdxH gene encoding pyridoxamine 5'-phosphate oxidase, which gives rise to MRQDDHVTDADSLYSGPVPDPAAMRKQYRAEGLDEAELAATPVEQFARWFKEAAIEAHLFEPNAMVVSTADAEGRPSSRTVLLKQFDERGFVFYTNYESRKARDLAENPYVSLLFPWHPMARQVVVRGVARRTGRDETAAYFRTRPHGSQLGAWASGQSSVIAGRAELDASYAELTARYPEGEQVPVPPHWGGFRVMPESVEFWQGRENRLHDRLRYVVRTDGGWSVERLSP
- a CDS encoding TetR/AcrR family transcriptional regulator, which encodes MGAVTTPDRASGDRVPKQDRSRATRRRLLEAAVACLAEHGWTGSTVSVVAERAGVSRGAAQHHFPTREDLFTAAVEYVAEERSTAIRALFPQGPAGDRRAVVSALVDLYTGPLFRAALHLWVAASNEEQLRPRVTELEARVGRETHRIAVELLGADESVTGVRETVQGLLDMARGLGLANLLTDDTDRRARVVAQWAGLLDGLLDTRER